The Deinococcus aquaticus genomic interval GCAACCCTGACTCCGTGACGGTCACCTGGGGCGACGGCAAGACCGACACCGTCACCGCCCCCACCGGGACGGCCACGCACACCTACGCCACCGCCGGGAGCTTCACGGTGACCGTCACGGCCAAGCGCGGCGCGACCACCACCACGGCGACCAAGGCCGTGACCGCGCAGCCCGTCGTGACCGCCGGAGGCGTGTACTTCAGCGAGTACGTCGAGGGCAGCAGCAACAACAAGGCCATCGAGATCTACAACGGCACCGGCAGCGCCATTCCCGCCGGGAGTCTGGTCGTGAACCTGTACAGCAACGGGTCCGCCACGCCCAGCACCACCAACGCCTTCACGCTCGCAGAGGCCCTGCCGGCCGGAGCCACCTACGTGATCGTCAACTCCGGTGCGAACGCGGCCCTCAAGGCCAAGGCGAACGCCGAGAGTGGCGTCACCAACTTCAACGGCGATGACGCGCTGGAACTCGTGCTGAACGGAACGCGCGCCGACGTGTTCGGGCAGATCGGCACGGACCCCGGCACCGGCTGGGGCTCGGGCCTGACCTTCAGCGTGGACAAAACCCTGCGCCGCAAGGCCGCCGTGAATGCCGGGGACACCAACGGCACCGACGCCTTCGACCCGGCCGCCGAGTGGGACGGCTTCGCCACCGATACCTTCGACGGCCTCGGCCAGCGCTAAGCAAACGGCCAGCGCGCAGCGCTCAGGACAGCAGGAGCACCGGAAAAGTCGGTGCTCCTGCTGTCCTGTCGGGCGGGCCTGCCCTGCTGTTCAGGCGCGGGCGGGGGTGTCGGTGGCGTCCAGCGCGGCGATCTCGTCGGGGGTGATCTGGTAGTGTTCGCCGCACCAGTGGCACACGATCTCCTGCCCGCCGGCGTCGATCATCTCCTGGCGTTCGCCAGCGTCGAAGAATTTCAGGGAGTCGCTGGCCTTCTCGCGGGAGCAGCGGCATTCGAAGCGGGAGCCCTGCGCCTCGGCGGCGAGTTGCACGTTCAGGCCGTCGGTGGCGCGGTTGATGGCTTCCATCAGGCCGCCCCGGCGGAGGTTGTCGGTGATCTGGCCCATGGCGCGGATGTTCGCTTCGAGTTTCCCGAGGGTTTCGTCGGTGACGCCGGGCATCGCCTGGATGAGCAGGCCGCCGGCGTGCGCGACGCGGCCGCCTTCCTCGTACACGCCGAGCAGCACGGCGTTCGGGATCTGTTCGGAGACGCCGAGGTAGGTGCTGATGTCCTCGGCGATCTCGCCGCTGACGAGGTGGGCGCTGCCGGTGTAGGGCTCGCCGTTGTCGAGCAGGCGGGTGACGCTCAGTTCGCCCTGCGTGCCGACGATGCCGCTCACGTCGAGTTTGCCGTCGCGTTCGCGCAGGGGCAGGTCCGCGTCGGGCTGGCGCACGTACCCGCGCACGCGGCCGTCCACGCTGCCCTCGGCGACGATGAAGCCGACCGGGCCGTCGCCCTCGACGCGCACGGTGACGCGGCTGTCGCTGCGTTTGCCGAGCACGGTGGCTAGCAGGACGCTGCCGGTCAGGGTGCGGCCCAGCGCGGCCGTGGCGGTCTTGCTGAGGTGGTGGCGCACGCGGGCGTCCTCGACGACCTGCGTGGAGTCCATGCCCACGATGCGCAGGGTGCCGCCTGCGGCGGTGCCGCGCAGGACGTAGGAGGCGGGGGTGGAAGCAGTCATCCCGAAACCTTAGCGGGCTGCGCGCAGGTACGCTGTGGGTGACATTTCATTTATGAGGGCGTCCCGGCTGGTCCCGCCCGGAGCACAGGTATGCGTCAATGGTATACGGGTCAGTTGTGGTGCGCACCTCGTGGAGCACGTTGTTCCTGTCTCCCGGACAGCCGGACTGGCGCTGGCCGGCTGCATACAGTACCTTCAGCCTTCTGGGGCGGAGTTCTCATCTGAGCTCCCTACGATGAGAAGCCGCGAACGCCCTGTTCTGAAGGTCGGAAGCCGCAGGTGGCCGCGCGTGAGGTTGGAATGGCTGACCGGCTTTTCGCCACGCATGCACAGG includes:
- the hslO gene encoding Hsp33 family molecular chaperone HslO — protein: MTASTPASYVLRGTAAGGTLRIVGMDSTQVVEDARVRHHLSKTATAALGRTLTGSVLLATVLGKRSDSRVTVRVEGDGPVGFIVAEGSVDGRVRGYVRQPDADLPLRERDGKLDVSGIVGTQGELSVTRLLDNGEPYTGSAHLVSGEIAEDISTYLGVSEQIPNAVLLGVYEEGGRVAHAGGLLIQAMPGVTDETLGKLEANIRAMGQITDNLRRGGLMEAINRATDGLNVQLAAEAQGSRFECRCSREKASDSLKFFDAGERQEMIDAGGQEIVCHWCGEHYQITPDEIAALDATDTPARA